One genomic window of bacterium includes the following:
- a CDS encoding M42 family metallopeptidase has protein sequence MDFKLLKRLCESHAVSGREEGIRKLIREEFEKLGLSVTVDSIGNMIGYKKGTGKKKLMLAGHMDEIGFIVTHIDKEGFLRFHPCGGFDPRTLMSQRVYVHTSKKRLLGVMGAKPVHVLKEEEKKKSLEVTDYFVDLGLPVEQVMKLVEVGDPITMARDLDEIGDCLTGKSIDNRFGLWVMIEAIKLLKKHSVNIYAVATTQEEVGIRGAIAVSRDINPDVGIALDVTIAADIPGTPAQDHVTKIGEGACIKILDGSMIANPKIVRELKDLATKKKIPWQYEIMPRGGTDGGAMRMVSGGCAVGALSVPLRYVHSTVEMVHKRDLESCVKLLAAYLESTTGSGYELDDRL, from the coding sequence ATGGATTTCAAACTACTAAAGCGGCTGTGTGAAAGTCACGCGGTTTCGGGACGTGAAGAAGGGATTCGAAAACTCATTCGAGAGGAATTCGAGAAGCTCGGTCTTTCCGTGACGGTCGATTCAATCGGGAACATGATCGGCTATAAGAAAGGAACGGGCAAGAAGAAGCTGATGCTCGCAGGTCACATGGATGAGATTGGCTTCATTGTTACGCACATTGACAAAGAGGGTTTCCTGCGTTTTCATCCGTGTGGCGGCTTCGATCCAAGAACACTGATGAGCCAGAGGGTCTACGTACACACGTCAAAGAAGCGACTCCTTGGCGTCATGGGGGCCAAACCCGTGCACGTTTTAAAGGAAGAAGAGAAGAAGAAGTCGCTTGAAGTGACTGACTACTTCGTTGATCTTGGACTTCCTGTTGAGCAAGTCATGAAGCTGGTTGAAGTTGGTGATCCGATTACCATGGCCCGCGACTTGGACGAAATCGGCGATTGCTTGACTGGCAAGTCCATCGATAACCGATTTGGACTCTGGGTGATGATCGAGGCCATTAAACTACTCAAGAAACATTCGGTTAACATTTATGCTGTGGCAACAACACAGGAAGAAGTAGGCATTAGGGGCGCCATAGCAGTCTCGAGAGATATCAACCCTGATGTTGGCATAGCCCTTGACGTGACGATCGCGGCAGACATTCCGGGAACGCCTGCCCAAGATCATGTTACAAAGATCGGCGAGGGTGCCTGCATAAAGATACTTGACGGTTCAATGATCGCAAATCCGAAAATTGTCCGTGAACTGAAAGACTTGGCGACTAAGAAGAAGATACCTTGGCAGTATGAGATCATGCCTCGTGGGGGCACCGATGGTGGAGCGATGCGCATGGTCTCCGGTGGCTGCGCGGTTGGTGCACTCTCAGTTCCTTTGCGCTATGTGCACTCGACGGTCGAGATGGTTCATAAGCGCGATCTCGAGTCCTGTGTCAAGCTCTTGGCGGCTTATCTTGAGTCAACAACCGGAAGCGGATACGAGCTGGACGATCGGCTATAA
- the ftsZ gene encoding cell division protein FtsZ, with protein sequence MQFMFADNSLGAKMKVVGVGGAGGNALNWMIEAGLKSVDFIAVNTDAQALESNAAQRKVQIGKHSTRGLGAGANPNVGREAIEEDREELYQILAGADMVFVTAGMGGGTGTGAAPIVAQVAREQGALTVGIVTKPFLFEGKKRMSQAQEGIEALREQVDTLIVIPNQRLISLVDRTTSLVDAFKLADNVLLHATRGISDLITEPGMVNLDFADVRTVMSAKGDALMGVGTGRGEHRAVEAAQQAISSPLLEEVSIDGARSVLVNITGGTNLSLHDVADATTVITEAAGEEAEVIFGAVIDNKIDDEIRVTVIATGFKRVSANARPHVIRTAPAVRTSVIEMPVTPRREPAKIDSFSDSFPLNVQPLTREVNGRIEPIVVGDEGESSLDDFEVPTFLRKQMD encoded by the coding sequence ATGCAATTTATGTTTGCTGACAATTCACTTGGCGCCAAGATGAAAGTGGTCGGCGTTGGTGGAGCTGGTGGCAACGCACTCAATTGGATGATTGAGGCAGGTCTCAAAAGTGTTGATTTCATCGCCGTGAATACGGACGCACAGGCCTTGGAGTCTAACGCTGCGCAGCGAAAGGTTCAGATTGGCAAGCATTCGACACGTGGTCTGGGTGCAGGGGCCAATCCTAATGTCGGTCGGGAAGCCATCGAAGAAGATCGCGAGGAGTTGTACCAGATACTTGCTGGTGCGGACATGGTATTTGTCACCGCCGGAATGGGGGGTGGAACCGGCACAGGTGCAGCTCCGATTGTTGCTCAAGTGGCTCGCGAGCAAGGAGCTTTAACTGTCGGGATTGTCACTAAACCATTCCTGTTCGAAGGCAAGAAGCGGATGTCGCAGGCGCAGGAGGGTATCGAAGCTCTGCGCGAGCAAGTTGACACGCTTATCGTCATACCAAATCAACGCCTTATTTCGCTCGTTGATCGCACTACTTCATTGGTAGATGCCTTCAAGCTTGCAGATAACGTACTGCTGCATGCAACACGGGGTATCTCTGACCTGATAACTGAGCCGGGCATGGTGAATCTCGATTTCGCGGATGTTCGGACGGTTATGTCGGCGAAAGGAGATGCATTGATGGGCGTCGGGACAGGCCGGGGTGAACATCGGGCAGTCGAGGCGGCTCAGCAAGCTATCTCCTCCCCCCTGCTCGAAGAAGTCTCGATTGACGGTGCTCGGTCAGTGTTGGTCAACATCACTGGCGGAACGAACCTTTCATTGCATGACGTTGCAGATGCAACAACGGTGATTACCGAAGCGGCAGGGGAAGAGGCGGAAGTGATCTTCGGTGCCGTAATAGACAACAAAATTGATGACGAGATACGCGTAACTGTGATCGCGACGGGTTTCAAGCGCGTTTCTGCCAACGCACGTCCGCATGTGATACGAACCGCTCCTGCAGTCCGGACTTCTGTTATCGAAATGCCCGTCACGCCTCGCCGTGAGCCGGCAAAAATTGACAGTTTTTCGGATTCCTTTCCGTTGAATGTTCAGCCTCTTACTCGTGAGGTGAACGGCCGGATCGAACCTATAGTTGTTGGTGACGAAGGCGAAAGTTCGCTCGACGACTTTGAGGTACCGACGTTCCTGAGGAAACAGATGGATTAA
- the ftsA gene encoding cell division protein FtsA, with amino-acid sequence MKNSLYQQDILCGLDIGTTKIAALIASASISGEPRLLGMGIVPSRGLRRGVVVNLEQTASDIADAISIAQREAGVEVETVWAGIAGEHVKSLNSRGVIPVTRWRGDQTGEVTPGDVDKVVEAARTILLPPDRRVLHVLPQEFMVDAEGGIRMPVGMAGVRLEADVHIVHCAVSSAQNIIACCKRAGVVVQDLILEPLASADSVLTSDERELGVVILDFGGGTTDLAAFQDGAIRHTAVIGCGGNYITRDIAMGLRTPMDSAEQIKIEHGAAHHRAISQNEFLEIPGIGGREPRELSRSMLVSIIGPRVEEILTLAREELKKTRVLERIGAGVVLTGGGASMSGMAEIAEEIFALPVRIGAPQELVDGRDLGLGPKFATAVGLVRLANQQYIEMVTTGRNAESWTARTSQKVRKWLSEIF; translated from the coding sequence ATGAAGAATTCCTTATACCAGCAGGACATCTTGTGCGGTTTGGACATAGGCACAACCAAGATTGCAGCACTCATCGCTTCGGCAAGCATCAGCGGTGAACCACGGCTCTTGGGAATGGGAATCGTCCCGTCGCGTGGACTGCGCAGGGGTGTCGTAGTTAACCTTGAGCAAACGGCAAGCGATATCGCGGATGCCATCTCAATTGCGCAGCGTGAGGCGGGAGTTGAGGTTGAAACCGTTTGGGCCGGAATTGCAGGTGAGCACGTAAAAAGTTTAAACTCTCGCGGCGTGATCCCGGTCACGCGATGGAGGGGCGATCAGACGGGCGAAGTCACACCCGGTGATGTTGACAAAGTTGTAGAAGCCGCCCGGACAATTCTCCTTCCGCCGGACCGCAGAGTACTGCATGTACTTCCGCAAGAATTCATGGTCGACGCAGAGGGCGGTATTCGCATGCCCGTCGGTATGGCTGGCGTACGACTTGAGGCCGATGTCCACATTGTTCACTGCGCAGTCTCATCCGCGCAGAACATCATTGCCTGCTGCAAACGGGCAGGTGTGGTTGTTCAGGATCTGATTCTTGAGCCGCTCGCGTCCGCGGACAGCGTGTTGACTAGCGACGAACGCGAACTCGGCGTCGTTATTCTGGACTTTGGCGGAGGAACTACTGACCTTGCCGCATTTCAAGATGGTGCAATTAGGCACACAGCCGTGATCGGGTGCGGGGGAAACTACATCACCCGGGATATTGCCATGGGACTTCGAACGCCAATGGACTCGGCAGAGCAAATCAAGATCGAGCATGGTGCGGCACATCATCGCGCAATAAGCCAAAATGAGTTCTTGGAGATACCCGGCATTGGCGGGCGAGAACCTCGAGAGCTCAGCAGGTCGATGCTTGTTTCAATCATTGGACCGCGAGTTGAAGAGATTCTGACGCTCGCGCGTGAGGAGCTGAAGAAAACGCGAGTGCTCGAGCGAATTGGGGCGGGAGTAGTACTTACTGGCGGAGGCGCATCCATGTCAGGAATGGCAGAGATTGCCGAGGAGATATTTGCGCTCCCAGTCCGTATCGGCGCTCCGCAAGAGCTGGTTGACGGTCGAGATTTGGGGCTCGGACCAAAGTTCGCAACAGCCGTAGGATTAGTCCGCTTGGCAAATCAGCAGTACATTGAAATGGTCACAACTGGTCGAAACGCCGAGTCATGGACCGCTCGTACGTCACAAAAAGTTCGCAAATGGTTATCTGAAATATTCTAA
- a CDS encoding FtsQ-type POTRA domain-containing protein, with protein sequence MTNWHCSSIDVVPGVELCADSILALSGCQPGHDLSEYSTDLIRQRLLCHPWIMQVDVNRIPPHVLKIVVTERKCIGIIRDHSEIGVTDDLHIVPCGGKAWVNDLPWISVAANPGYSFGPLSVDNPLYPIASKLARLRTVVPNLAANIAEIYRVNEDYGAVMLNPLLSISFSSETGDVDWYALDALLRDSQFQSRLDSSSIVDLTIPGFVTLQVPRLRAEETTRS encoded by the coding sequence ATGACAAATTGGCATTGCAGCAGTATAGACGTCGTGCCCGGCGTTGAATTGTGCGCGGACTCCATTCTGGCACTTTCCGGTTGTCAGCCTGGCCATGATCTATCAGAATACTCAACTGATCTCATAAGACAACGACTTCTTTGCCATCCATGGATAATGCAGGTAGACGTCAATAGAATTCCGCCACACGTATTGAAAATTGTTGTCACTGAGCGAAAGTGCATCGGAATAATCCGTGACCACTCAGAGATTGGCGTTACCGATGATTTGCATATCGTTCCTTGTGGAGGAAAGGCATGGGTAAACGACTTACCGTGGATATCGGTAGCCGCGAACCCCGGTTACTCCTTCGGACCGTTGTCGGTTGACAACCCCCTCTACCCCATCGCGTCAAAGCTGGCACGGTTAAGAACAGTTGTACCGAATCTTGCCGCTAATATTGCGGAAATATACCGCGTAAATGAAGATTATGGGGCAGTGATGTTGAATCCACTTCTCTCTATTTCTTTTTCATCAGAGACCGGTGATGTCGATTGGTACGCGTTAGATGCTCTGCTAAGAGACTCACAGTTTCAGAGTCGATTGGATTCGAGTTCCATTGTAGATTTGACCATTCCCGGTTTTGTAACACTTCAAGTGCCCCGTCTTCGGGCAGAGGAAACGACGCGATCATGA
- the murB gene encoding UDP-N-acetylmuramate dehydrogenase — protein MSDATLELFRHAPCLIRENVPLAPLTTFRVGGPARLLAEPRNEAELVELMRIISKTGLQYFYLGLGSNLLVSDDGFSGVVIRSSGVLSKVCRDGEYLVSGPATRLQLLASFAAQNELSGLEQLSGIPGSVGGGLWMNAGAYGREISDVFEDATVLTQDLSLERISRTEISFSYRKAPELEPVIVLNSRYKLTKGDQSSITAEMKRAWMLRRAKQPIEYPSAGSIFKRPPGGFAGRLIEEAGCKELREGGAVVPSKHAGIFINDRGATAKEIASLVRTVRRRVYEMFNILLETEILPVGFESDPFEI, from the coding sequence GTGAGTGATGCCACGTTAGAGCTGTTCCGTCATGCACCATGTTTGATTCGCGAGAATGTGCCGCTTGCGCCACTCACGACATTTCGAGTAGGGGGTCCGGCGAGATTACTTGCTGAACCACGCAACGAGGCTGAGTTAGTTGAATTGATGCGTATCATATCCAAGACAGGCCTACAGTATTTCTATCTTGGACTTGGCTCTAATCTATTGGTATCGGATGATGGTTTCAGCGGCGTTGTCATTCGTTCGAGTGGCGTGCTTTCCAAAGTATGTCGAGACGGCGAGTATCTGGTTTCAGGGCCGGCGACGCGCCTCCAACTGCTTGCTTCGTTCGCTGCACAGAATGAACTCTCCGGACTGGAGCAACTGTCCGGAATACCCGGTTCCGTAGGGGGAGGACTGTGGATGAATGCGGGTGCATACGGACGTGAAATCTCAGATGTTTTTGAAGACGCAACTGTGCTTACTCAAGACTTGTCCTTGGAACGTATTTCGAGAACAGAGATTTCGTTTTCTTATCGCAAAGCGCCAGAACTCGAGCCGGTAATCGTGCTCAACAGCCGGTACAAGCTTACCAAAGGGGACCAGTCGAGCATCACTGCCGAAATGAAGCGAGCCTGGATGCTAAGACGTGCGAAGCAACCGATCGAGTATCCCAGCGCCGGGTCAATATTCAAACGCCCTCCGGGTGGTTTTGCGGGACGCTTAATTGAGGAGGCCGGTTGCAAAGAACTGCGCGAAGGCGGTGCCGTCGTGCCCAGCAAGCATGCAGGGATATTTATCAACGATCGCGGCGCAACTGCCAAGGAAATTGCAAGCCTTGTTCGGACAGTTCGCAGGCGTGTCTACGAAATGTTTAACATCCTCCTCGAAACAGAGATACTTCCAGTTGGCTTCGAATCCGACCCATTTGAAATCTAG
- a CDS encoding UDP-N-acetylmuramate--L-alanine ligase has protein sequence MTTPAVFRHVRRIHMVGIGGAGMCGIAEVLNSMGFIVSGSDLVRSEATNRLESLGIRISFEHNAENAAGTDVVVFSTAVRPENAEVRFARENRIPTIPRSEMLAELMRLKSGIAVSGTHGKTTTTSMIGTILTHAGMEPTVIVGGKVRALGTGAALGKGGLLVAEADEFDRSFLKLSPNLAVITTIEAEHLDTYLDIESIKDAFVEFANKVPFYGVVIACIDDTHTREVLPRIKRPLITFGRSEDANYRICKESYLGMSAEFQLVTPESDFLPFGIRLPGRHNVLNATAAAVTSLESGVPFEKIQEGLLQFEGVHRRFEYKGEFEGALVFDDYAHHPTEVRVTLEAARQCWPERRIVAVFQPHLFSRTRDFANEFAESLSLADVVAVLEIYPARELPLPNVSTELVIAPLRSKGTRILEIEGHIDIVAQIRAALKPKDIVVIMGAGSVTHIADQIVLGLRS, from the coding sequence ATGACGACTCCCGCAGTATTCAGACACGTTCGTCGAATTCACATGGTTGGCATAGGTGGTGCGGGCATGTGCGGCATCGCAGAAGTACTAAATTCGATGGGTTTCATCGTCAGCGGTTCAGATCTTGTGCGATCCGAGGCAACAAATCGACTTGAAAGCTTGGGCATTCGAATATCATTTGAGCACAATGCCGAAAATGCCGCAGGCACAGACGTTGTGGTCTTCTCCACTGCTGTGCGTCCTGAGAATGCCGAAGTTCGGTTTGCACGGGAGAATCGAATTCCGACCATACCACGAAGCGAGATGCTCGCAGAGCTCATGAGGCTCAAGAGTGGCATTGCCGTGTCCGGCACACATGGAAAAACTACCACAACTTCCATGATTGGAACAATTCTTACGCACGCGGGGATGGAGCCCACTGTGATCGTAGGAGGCAAGGTTCGCGCCCTTGGCACCGGTGCTGCACTGGGCAAAGGCGGTTTACTTGTTGCAGAGGCGGACGAGTTCGATCGGTCATTCTTAAAACTATCCCCAAACCTTGCTGTCATTACTACCATCGAGGCTGAGCATCTCGATACTTACCTTGATATTGAAAGTATAAAAGACGCCTTTGTTGAGTTTGCGAATAAAGTTCCGTTCTATGGAGTGGTGATCGCTTGTATAGACGATACGCATACTCGTGAAGTGCTCCCCCGAATAAAGCGACCGTTAATCACATTTGGCCGCTCGGAAGATGCGAACTATAGAATTTGCAAGGAGAGTTACCTTGGTATGTCCGCGGAGTTTCAGCTGGTAACTCCCGAGTCGGATTTCCTTCCCTTCGGCATTAGGTTGCCCGGTCGGCATAACGTATTGAATGCCACAGCAGCAGCGGTCACTTCGCTTGAGTCCGGGGTTCCGTTTGAGAAGATACAAGAGGGGCTGCTGCAATTCGAGGGCGTGCATAGACGCTTTGAATATAAAGGGGAATTCGAGGGAGCACTTGTGTTTGATGACTATGCCCATCATCCCACTGAAGTTCGCGTCACCTTGGAGGCTGCTCGGCAATGTTGGCCTGAAAGGCGCATCGTAGCCGTGTTTCAACCACATCTCTTTTCCAGAACTCGTGACTTTGCCAACGAGTTTGCCGAGTCGCTCTCCCTCGCGGATGTCGTGGCAGTGTTAGAAATTTATCCTGCGCGAGAGCTTCCCTTGCCGAATGTGTCAACCGAACTGGTGATCGCACCATTGAGATCCAAGGGTACTCGCATCTTAGAGATCGAAGGTCACATTGATATCGTTGCTCAAATCCGTGCTGCTCTCAAACCGAAGGATATCGTCGTCATTATGGGAGCGGGGTCGGTTACGCATATCGCAGATCAAATCGTGCTTGGACTTCGATCGTGA
- the murG gene encoding undecaprenyldiphospho-muramoylpentapeptide beta-N-acetylglucosaminyltransferase: MCKLRIVMCGGGTGGHVYPALSIAEAIDEISPGAEIHFIGMGNSFESRAVASAGRLFHEINAGALIGKSFFEKLVGLWRAVSGTLQAMLLLRKLKPGVVIGTGGYVMAPVIAAAKLMSIPFILQEQNSFPGYATRKFARFACFVCLGNQEAERHLQGSRVVVTGNPVRRAILKSANTLEQSRGSDHSSALLVLGGSLGARSINTAVANCIDELAGVLPVYWQTGRNASHSLFDSQVLERLIQHKFVVRRDFFDDMDSQYARAKLVVCRAGAITLAELALFGLPAVLVPFPYAAHQHQLANARSVENEGGAVVIPDSELTGEKLFDVVQSLLSDSKRLSSMSSAMKRLAKPSASWDIAKIALKVAAR; the protein is encoded by the coding sequence GTGTGTAAATTGCGAATCGTCATGTGTGGCGGAGGCACTGGTGGCCACGTCTACCCTGCTCTGTCAATCGCCGAAGCAATTGATGAAATCTCGCCAGGTGCCGAAATTCACTTTATTGGCATGGGAAACAGCTTTGAATCGAGAGCTGTCGCTTCAGCGGGCCGATTGTTCCATGAAATAAATGCTGGAGCACTCATAGGAAAAAGCTTCTTCGAGAAGCTTGTTGGACTTTGGAGGGCCGTATCCGGTACTCTGCAAGCGATGCTCTTGCTTCGTAAACTCAAACCGGGAGTTGTAATCGGGACCGGCGGATACGTTATGGCCCCAGTGATCGCTGCGGCAAAGCTCATGAGTATACCTTTCATATTGCAGGAACAAAATTCTTTTCCTGGATATGCCACGCGGAAATTTGCGCGATTTGCATGTTTTGTTTGCCTCGGAAACCAGGAAGCAGAACGTCACTTGCAAGGTTCAAGAGTTGTAGTCACTGGCAATCCAGTGCGCCGCGCAATATTGAAAAGCGCAAACACTTTAGAGCAGAGCCGCGGTTCCGATCATTCGTCTGCCCTACTTGTTCTTGGAGGTTCCCTTGGTGCAAGGTCAATTAACACAGCCGTGGCGAATTGTATTGACGAACTTGCTGGAGTATTGCCTGTCTATTGGCAAACGGGCCGCAACGCGTCGCACTCCCTCTTCGACAGTCAAGTGCTCGAGCGATTGATACAGCACAAGTTTGTAGTACGAAGAGACTTCTTTGATGACATGGATTCTCAGTATGCGCGAGCGAAACTTGTTGTCTGCAGAGCAGGCGCCATTACTTTAGCCGAACTCGCACTTTTCGGTCTCCCTGCAGTATTAGTCCCTTTCCCTTATGCAGCGCACCAACACCAATTGGCAAATGCTCGCTCAGTTGAAAACGAAGGTGGGGCGGTCGTGATTCCTGACTCGGAACTAACGGGCGAGAAACTATTCGACGTCGTCCAGTCGCTGTTATCCGACTCAAAGCGACTTTCTTCGATGTCTTCCGCGATGAAGCGGCTAGCGAAGCCATCCGCATCATGGGACATTGCCAAAATCGCCTTGAAAGTGGCAGCAAGATGA
- a CDS encoding putative lipid II flippase FtsW, giving the protein MTSSILSPLNKRRQNLDFQMIAAVTVLCIAGVIFVFTSSAAHAWQMANGQSLTFLFNHLVRLMLGIVALVLFYHIRYQFLDKVARVALVVSLIGLVVVLLMPMLPGTSAKRWIILFGVSVQPAEIAKYALLCYVAHRLTEIENSSFPRDRSRKFNALVIVILSTLLLVAAEPNLSMVILTSASLFTMFFLFGLEWRKVAITVAVGFAGVCGIILLKPYMLDRINSYIAGISDPLATSYHVRQSLIAVGQGGIFGLGLGQSTQKHFYLPEPYNDSIFSIIGEEAGLIGSLFIIIAFVVLAVRGWRVSMNSQDRFSYYLAAGITASLACSFIVNVGVNLALLPATGQPLPFVSYGGSSLVMSMAAVGTLLNIAKQQNKSVEWPSGAPPMLRV; this is encoded by the coding sequence ATGACGTCTTCAATTCTCTCCCCGCTGAATAAGCGTCGGCAGAACCTGGACTTTCAAATGATCGCCGCTGTTACGGTTCTATGTATCGCCGGTGTGATATTTGTATTCACTTCATCTGCTGCGCATGCGTGGCAGATGGCAAATGGGCAGTCACTAACATTCCTGTTTAACCATCTGGTGCGCTTAATGCTTGGCATTGTCGCGCTAGTTCTATTCTATCACATTAGATATCAGTTTCTCGACAAGGTAGCAAGGGTCGCCTTAGTCGTTAGCCTCATCGGGTTAGTTGTTGTGTTGCTTATGCCGATGCTCCCCGGCACTTCGGCCAAGCGATGGATTATCTTGTTTGGTGTAAGTGTTCAACCCGCGGAGATTGCGAAGTACGCACTGTTATGCTATGTGGCACACAGGCTCACTGAAATTGAGAACTCTTCATTTCCGCGAGATCGTTCCCGCAAGTTTAACGCGCTTGTGATTGTCATTCTTTCGACTTTGTTACTGGTCGCCGCAGAACCCAACTTGTCAATGGTAATCCTTACTTCAGCGTCGCTGTTCACGATGTTTTTCTTATTCGGCCTCGAATGGAGGAAAGTCGCTATTACCGTTGCCGTTGGATTCGCTGGCGTTTGCGGGATAATATTGCTAAAGCCGTACATGTTAGACAGGATCAACTCCTATATCGCGGGGATTTCAGATCCACTCGCCACGAGTTATCACGTGAGACAGTCTTTGATCGCCGTTGGGCAAGGTGGAATCTTTGGGCTGGGGTTGGGGCAATCCACTCAGAAGCACTTCTATCTGCCGGAGCCTTACAATGACTCGATCTTTAGCATTATCGGAGAGGAAGCCGGTCTTATAGGATCTCTTTTCATAATTATTGCCTTCGTAGTTCTCGCTGTAAGAGGTTGGCGTGTTTCAATGAATTCACAGGATAGATTTTCCTATTACCTTGCGGCGGGAATAACTGCGTCTCTGGCGTGTTCATTTATTGTCAATGTCGGTGTTAACCTTGCGTTATTGCCCGCCACCGGACAACCATTACCATTCGTCAGTTACGGTGGTTCGTCGCTCGTGATGTCCATGGCAGCAGTAGGGACGCTGCTTAATATAGCGAAACAGCAAAATAAGTCGGTGGAGTGGCCCTCAGGTGCTCCACCAATGCTCCGTGTGTAA
- the murD gene encoding UDP-N-acetylmuramoyl-L-alanine--D-glutamate ligase: MQESWHGLKFGVLGMGRSGIGAARLITRLGGTALVSDIRSRSELTVEAEMLEEAGVRIECGSHKTLLAEQFDVVVVSPGVTLKPIWIETWDRFGTQVWSELELASRQCSVPWIAVTGSNGKTTTVKLITQMLQLGGFRPKAVGNIGDAWSDSLPSSELDLFVVEVSSFQMEQTQTARPHIAVLLNVLENHLDRHGDIETYGSLKLKLVANQHANDFAIINGNDSFLKAHEANMRATTLRFGYDSSFDWFVLQDGLYTHAGASPKLVLHSREWSLIGNHNLLNAAAAATAATCLGVNPTVIRDSLIQSVPVEHRIEYVREYNGVHFINDSKSTNLSATLTALEAVHGEVILLFGGRPKKESFTQLRHLLGTKISYLVAFGEAQQKVRMEVGDNLPVMFADTLNQATERALSVVRAGQTVLLSPGCASYDQFLNFEERGKYFKELVQAL; encoded by the coding sequence ATGCAGGAGAGTTGGCATGGACTCAAGTTCGGGGTTCTGGGAATGGGACGGAGCGGGATCGGTGCAGCGAGACTAATTACACGGCTCGGCGGGACTGCACTTGTCTCTGATATCAGATCAAGATCAGAACTCACAGTTGAAGCAGAGATGCTTGAAGAGGCCGGTGTCCGAATAGAATGCGGGTCACACAAGACGTTACTTGCTGAGCAATTTGATGTCGTTGTGGTTTCCCCTGGCGTAACCTTGAAGCCGATCTGGATCGAAACATGGGACCGTTTCGGAACGCAGGTGTGGTCAGAGCTGGAACTGGCAAGCCGCCAATGCAGCGTACCTTGGATAGCTGTCACTGGCAGCAATGGCAAAACCACTACTGTGAAATTGATCACGCAAATGCTGCAACTTGGCGGCTTTCGCCCTAAGGCAGTCGGCAATATCGGCGATGCTTGGAGTGACTCTTTGCCCTCAAGTGAATTAGATCTATTCGTTGTGGAAGTTTCAAGTTTTCAGATGGAGCAAACTCAAACGGCAAGGCCTCATATCGCCGTACTCCTGAACGTGCTGGAAAACCATTTGGACAGGCATGGTGACATTGAGACATACGGATCTTTAAAGCTGAAGTTAGTCGCAAATCAGCATGCGAATGATTTTGCAATAATCAACGGAAACGATAGCTTTCTCAAGGCGCATGAAGCGAACATGCGGGCGACGACCCTACGCTTTGGATACGACAGCTCCTTTGACTGGTTTGTTTTGCAAGACGGATTGTATACCCATGCAGGAGCATCACCCAAACTAGTTTTGCACTCAAGAGAGTGGTCTCTGATCGGAAACCATAACCTCTTGAATGCCGCGGCTGCCGCAACCGCGGCGACTTGTTTAGGAGTTAATCCTACAGTGATTCGCGATTCTCTGATACAGTCAGTTCCTGTTGAACACAGAATTGAGTACGTTCGAGAGTATAACGGTGTTCACTTTATTAATGACTCAAAAAGCACAAACCTCTCCGCAACTTTGACCGCTCTCGAGGCGGTTCACGGTGAAGTAATCCTATTGTTTGGCGGTCGGCCGAAGAAAGAATCTTTCACGCAGTTGCGTCATCTGCTTGGAACTAAGATCAGCTATCTGGTCGCGTTTGGTGAAGCTCAACAAAAAGTTCGGATGGAGGTCGGCGACAACTTGCCGGTAATGTTTGCAGACACGCTAAATCAAGCGACGGAGAGGGCGCTTTCAGTTGTCAGAGCGGGCCAGACAGTTCTCCTGTCGCCCGGATGCGCATCTTATGATCAATTTCTGAATTTTGAAGAACGTGGCAAATACTTTAAGGAGCTTGTCCAAGCTCTGTAG